One Branchiostoma floridae strain S238N-H82 chromosome 1, Bfl_VNyyK, whole genome shotgun sequence genomic region harbors:
- the LOC118415626 gene encoding unconventional myosin-Ig-like, with protein MAEGLDGREFGKSDFVLLDEVTIDSFMQNLKLRFQKGKIYTYVGEVVVSVNPYRTMDIYGPDAVKRYQGREFYECPPHLFAVGDAAYKSMKRQSRDTCIVISGL; from the exons ATGGCGGAAGGTCTGGACGGTCGCGAGTTCGGCAAGTCGGATTTCGTCCTTCTGGACGAAGTCACGATAGATTCCTTCATGCAGAACCTGAAACTCAG GTTCCAGAAGGGAAAGATCTACACGTATGTGGGAGAGGTGGTGGTTTCTGTTAACCCGTACCGAACCATGGACATCTACGGGCCTGACGCGGTGAAGCGTTACCAGGGACGGGAGTTCTACGAGTGCCCGCCACATCTGTTTGCTGTCGGCGACGCGGCGTACAAGAGCATGAAGAGGCAGTCCAGGGATACGTGCATCGTCAtatcag ggttgtag